From a region of the Oryza sativa Japonica Group chromosome 6, ASM3414082v1 genome:
- the LOC4340797 gene encoding uncharacterized protein: protein MASPDTGTTPPATADQQPPKPPSWEYQLREYLLLLSSVVAIATYSAGLAPPGGVRQKDAGGGGQYKAGDPTLQDIASAGGGAAHARYLAFYYCNATAFAASLVVNLLLLVLEEASTVGLAMLRTVMVLDVLALMAAYAAGSCRDLPSTVYVSTLVVALSTYLAIRIIYQTGGNPLISATTTTTTSPAAAAAAAGDDDDNQLRKVLMLLATFATEITYTAGLGPPGGFQDDGGPTLRSAGRGQSARLATFFYCNTAAFVASLSIVVPLLSSRLQRMHLELYPPILAALLGLMGAYTAGSSRDLRTIAYVVALVAAVLAYILLAMAIALKKKKHDVDLAGGVEDSETARPPRNEKDGQLEGEKGSKNNEPMKDNDFVLLLATLAASITYQAGLDPPGGVWSEDDKLYGRKAGDPILLSTHVERYKAFFYCNSTAFAASLVVILMVQSKIVKGKALVIATMILDLFGLIGAYAAGSCRDVSTSIYVIALAGAVLVYVVIHVVFWPDDCYVSNQKDKEVEKRRERLLLLAILVATIAYQAGLTPPGGFWDKDDGESGHHAGVPVLLDNYPRRYHAFFYCNATAFMASVALIILLVNPKLYKLGIRCYALYVCMMVGMFGLMGAYAAGSARKVRTSIYVFVLVGVVIAFLLVQLVYFNIQAVWKQLLVFLNVKKEPTSNSDSANTTNGSSSDSKHNIASNTEEESKKKEYLMTLAILAASVTYQAGLNPPGSIWQDGGNVGNPVMRDNNYPRYNAFFYCNSTSFMASIIVIILLLQQYQKKYGGFLLYAMNMVIVVDLLGLLGAYAAGSCRDWETSGYVIALAVVVLACIMIHFMLLYHNGRSKGRVGGVQEINTLPVNHS, encoded by the exons ATGGCGTCGCCGGACACAGGAacaacgccgccggcgacggctgaTCAGCAGCCGCCGAAGCCGCCATCATGGGAGTACCAGCTGAGGGAGTACCTCCTGCTGCTGAGCTCGGTGGTGGCCATCGCGACGTACTCCGCCGGCCTGGCGCCGCCGGGCGGGGTGCGGCAgaaggacgccggcggcggcgggcagtaCAAGGCCGGCGACCCGACGCTCCAGGAcatcgcctccgccggcggcggcgcggcgcacgcgcggtaCCTCGCGTTCTACTACTGCAACGCGACCGCCTTCGCGGCGTCGCTGGTGGTGAACCTCCTGCTCCTCGTCCTCGAGGAGGCGAGCACTGTGGGGCTCGCCATGCTCCGCACGGTCATGGTGCTCGACGTCCTCGCGCTCATGGCGGCCTACGCCGCCGGCAGCTGCCGGGACCTGCCCAGCACCGTCTACGTCTCCACCCTCGTGGTCGCCCTCTCCACCTACCTCGCCATCAGGATCATCTACCAGACCGGAGGAAATCCATTAATAtcggcgacgaccaccaccaccacctcgcccgccgccgccgccgccgccgccggcgacgacgacgacaaccagCTGCGCAAGGTGCTGATGCTGCTGGCGACGTTCGCGACGGAGATCACGTACACGGCGGGGCTGGGCCCGCCGGGCGGGTTCCAGGACGACGGGGGCCCGACGCTGCGGTCGGCCGGGCGCGGGCAGTCGGCGCGGCTGGCGACCTTCTTCTACTGCAACACGGCGGCGTTCGTGGCGTCGCTGTCCATCGTCGTGCCGCTGCTGAGCAGCAGGCTGCAGAGGATGCACCTCGAGCTGTACCCGCCCATCCTCGCCGCGCTGCTCGGCCTCATGGGCGCGTACACCGCCGGGAGCTCCAGGGATCTCAGGACGATCGCCTACGTCGTCGCCCTGGTCGCCGCGGTGCTTGCGTATATCCTCCTCGCCATGGCGATTgctctgaagaagaagaagcacgACGTCGACCTCGCCGGTGGGGTAGAAGATTCAGAGACAGCTAGGCCTCCTAG GAATGAAAAAGATGGGCAATTAGAAGGTGAAAAGGGGAGCAAAAATAATGAACCAATGAAGGATAACGATTTTGTACTACTGCTTGCCACTCTCGCGGCCAGCATCACATACCAAGCTGGGTTGGACCCTCCAGGAGGCGTCTGGTCAGAGGATGACAAGCTCTACGGGCGTAAAGCTGGTGACCCAATACTCTTATCCACGCATGTTGAACGCTACAAGGCGTTCTTCTACTGCAATTCAACTGCGTTTGCAGCATCCTTGGTTGTCATCCTAATGGTCCAGAGTAAGATTGTTAAGGGCAAAGCACTAGTGATAGCAACGATGATACTGGACCTGTTTGGCCTCATTGGAGCATACGCCGCAGGGAGTTGCCGAGATGTGAGCACATCCATCTACGTCATTGCCCTAGCTGGAGCTGTCCTGGTCTATGTGGTGATCCATGTTGTGTTCTGGCCTGACGATTGTTACGTGAGCAATCAGAAGGACAAGGAGGTAGAGAAGCGGAGGGAGCGGCTTCTCCTTCTCGCGATCCTAGTGGCCACCATTGCCTACCAGGCTGGGCTAACCCCACCAGGTGGCTTTTGGGACAAAGACGATGGCGAATCCGGCCACCATGCAGGTGTCCCTGTCCTCCTCGACAACTACCCAAGAAGGTATCATGCATTCTTCTACTGCAATGCAACAGCCTTCATGGCGTCCGTTGCACTCATCATCTTGCTCGTCAACCCTAAGCTGTACAAGCTAGGGATAAGGTGTTATGCGCTATACGTGTGCATGATGGTTGGCATGTTTGGACTCATGGGGGCCTACGCTGCTGGTAGTGCCCGGAAAGTGCGGACATCTATCTACGTCTTTGTGTTAGTCGGTGTGGTGATTGCCTTCCTTCTCGTGCAACTCGTATATTTCAACATTCAGGCAGTATGGAAGCAGCTCCTTGTGTTCCTCAACGTCAAGAAGGAGCCTACCTCTAATTCAGATTCAGCAAACACAACAAATGGGTCATCATCTGATTCAAAACATAACATTGCTTCCAACACTGAAGAGGAGTCCAAAAAGAAAGAGTACCTGATGACACTTGCCATCCTGGCTGCAAGCGTCACATACCAGGCCGGCCTAAACCCGCCGGGTAGCATCTGGCAGGATGGAGGGAATGTGGGTAACCCCGTGATGCGTGACAACAACTACCCTCGGTACAACGCGTTCTTCTACTGCAACTCTACATCCTTTATGGCATCCATTATTGTCATCATCCTGCTGCTACAGCAGTATCAAAAGAAGTATGGTGGTTTCCTGCTCTATGCCATGAATATGGTCATCGTGGTCGATCTGCTCGGCCTCCTTGGGGCTTACGCGGCCGGCAGCTGCAGAGACTGGGAGACGTCTGGGTATGTCATCGCTCTGGCTGTTGTTGTGCTTGCCTGCATCATGATCCACTTCATGTTGTTGTACCATAATGGAAGGTCCAAAGGAAGGGTGGGAGGAGTCCAAGAGATTAACACACTTCCGGTCAACCATAGTTAA